Proteins from a single region of Halodesulfovibrio aestuarii DSM 17919 = ATCC 29578:
- a CDS encoding BRO-N domain-containing protein — protein sequence MTNIVPFDFGMNTVRTMLRDGDIWFVGKDVCEVLGYSNHRKAIADHCKSATKDGVTIRDSIGREQQPTIIPERDLYRLIFRSRLPEAERFEDWVVSVVLPALRKNGSYTVDTPPTTSTQPETPELPEAALNLKPNVRAQVLNCALQAAKMDGNTPEQIDYYFAKYAAMVGTKPARIPLPTELTKQSPLYEIVKEWINDEGLKPARNMSRKFRVRSMDLYSRFQMWCFNHEIHDVPTQAAWGRQTKKLLPSNKIQFYYYYVEQAEA from the coding sequence ATGACTAATATTGTTCCATTTGATTTTGGTATGAATACTGTCCGTACAATGCTGCGTGATGGCGACATATGGTTTGTAGGTAAAGATGTATGTGAAGTTCTGGGGTATAGTAATCACCGTAAAGCGATTGCTGACCATTGCAAAAGCGCTACAAAAGATGGGGTAACGATTCGTGACTCCATCGGAAGAGAGCAGCAGCCAACTATTATTCCTGAACGCGATCTCTATCGCTTGATCTTCCGATCTCGTCTTCCAGAAGCAGAACGCTTCGAAGACTGGGTAGTAAGTGTAGTGCTTCCCGCTTTGCGTAAAAACGGTAGCTACACCGTAGACACTCCCCCCACCACTTCCACTCAACCGGAAACACCGGAACTGCCTGAAGCAGCCTTAAATCTTAAGCCGAATGTTCGTGCGCAAGTACTTAACTGCGCGCTACAAGCTGCCAAGATGGACGGCAACACGCCTGAACAGATAGATTACTACTTTGCTAAATATGCAGCTATGGTCGGCACAAAGCCAGCGCGAATACCCTTGCCTACTGAGCTTACAAAGCAATCTCCTCTTTATGAGATAGTAAAAGAGTGGATTAATGATGAAGGGTTAAAGCCTGCAAGAAATATGAGCCGGAAATTTAGAGTACGAAGCATGGATTTGTACTCACGATTTCAAATGTGGTGCTTTAACCACGAAATCCACGACGTACCCACACAAGCAGCATGGGGCAGGCAAACAAAGAAGCTGCTGCCCAGCAATAAAATTCAATTTTATTACTACTACGTAGAACAAGCTGAAGCGTAA